One Pogoniulus pusillus isolate bPogPus1 chromosome 22, bPogPus1.pri, whole genome shotgun sequence DNA segment encodes these proteins:
- the LOC135185046 gene encoding leukotriene C4 synthase-like, with protein sequence MRDQIDLLATVTVLGVLEQAYFALQVIYARRKHKISPPATSGHPEFERIFRAQVNCSEYFPLFISLLWVAGIFFHQGVAAACGLLYLYSRFKYFQGYTAAAQERLGPLYASARLLWLLIGLAAVGLLAHFLLSLSSATAWPLQLLRGW encoded by the exons ATGAGAGATCAgatagacctgctggccaccgTCACGGTTTTGGGAGTCTTGGAGCAAG CCTACTTTGCACTGCAGGTGATCTATGCCCGGCGCAAGCACAAGATCTCCCCCCCGGCGACATCAGGGCACCCTGAATTCGAGAGGATCTTCAGAGCTCA GGTGAATTGCTCAGAGTACTTCCCGCTCTTCATCTCACTCCTCTGGGTTGCTGGAATCTTCTTCCATCAAG GTGTGGCTGCAGCGTGTGGGCTGCTCTACCTCTACAGCCGCTTCAAGTACTTCCAGGGATACACCGCGGCCGCGCAGGAACG GTTGGGGCCACTGTATGCCAGCGCccggctgctctggctgctgatcGGGCTGGCAGCGGTTGGGCTCCTGGCACACTTCctgctgagcctctcctctgcaACAGCATggcccctccagctgctgcgtGGCTGGTGA